AAAGGAATTCCCCTCTCTTTTATTAGATCGCTCGGATCAAGCCACCATCGACGAGGAAGGATTGACCTGTCACGTAGCTGTTTGCTGGCGAAGCCAAGAACGTCACCATGCGAGCAAACTCGTCAGGCTGACCGTATCTGCCCAATGGGATTTGCTTCTCCCAATTTCCCCTTACTTCCTCTGTACTGATGCCCTTCGCCTCTGCGGTAAGCCCATCCAGTTGTGCCACCCGATCCGTCGCTATTCTGCCAGGCCCGATGGTGTTAATCAGAATCCCATCTGGTCCTAGTTCTGAAGAAAGCGTCTTAGAGAGGCCCAATACCCCAGTACGAAACGTATTGGACAGAAGCAAATTCTCAATTGGCTGTTTAAAGGACGAGGAAGCGAAATTGATGATTCTTCCAAATTGGTTCGCTCGCATATGAGGTAAAACAGCACGAATAGCACGTACATAGCTGAGCAAATTTAGCTGGAAGGCTTGCATCCACTGTTCGTCGGTGAGCTGATCGAATCTGCCTGTCGCAGGCCCACCTGAATTATTGATTAAAATATCGACGCTGCCAAAATGCTTGACCGTTGCTTCGACAACTCGCTTTATGTCTTCTTCCATCGTGACATCCACTGTTACGGCAAGAGGTGACTTTCCAGTAGCCTGTTCGATCTCAGCACGAACGATTTCCAGAGCAGCTTCATCTCTACCGCATATCGTAACATTCGCTCCTTCTTGGGCGAGGCACTGCGCTGTTGCCTTCCCCAATCCTTTTGATGAGGCGAGTACTAGAGCCGTTTTTCCTTGCAAAAATAGATCCATGTGCATGCTCCTTTCATGGTTCACTTATGTATGTATCTTGATCTCTTTATTCTACAGAACTTTCAGACGAAGGAAAAGCAAAAGAGAAGGGGTGCAGCACATACTCCCCTTCTCTTGCAAATCACTATACCTCTGTCGGAGGTACGTTCTTATCTTTGTTTTGTTTTGCTTCTCGTTTTGCTTCGCGCTTCGCCTGGCGAGCCGCTTTGCGCGCCAGTCTTCTTTCCTTCGCCCCCTCAAACAGGGAGTACAGGACTGGTACGAGCACCAGTGTCACGATCGTGTGGAAAATCAAGCCGGAGATAACGGCTGTTGCGAGTGGCGCTTCCAAATCAGAGCCTTCCGCCATTGCAAGACCCATCGGTAGCATTCCGAGAATCGCCGTCAGCTTCGTCATGATAACGGGACGAATACGTTCCTTCGTTCCTTGGATAATCGCCTCTGCGGTTTCCATTCCACGTTTGCGTAGCAGGTTGATCCTGTCGATCAAGAGGATCGCATTGGATACGACGATCCCAACAAGCATGATAATCCCGATCATCGCCATTTCACCGAATGTCCGCTGTGTAAGGACGAATCCTAACACGACACCGACAAGGGCCATTGGAATCGTCAGCATGATGATGAACGGTTGGGACATCCGCCCGAACTGGGCAACCATGATGACGTAAATCAGAGCCAGAACACCTAAGAATACGAAGATCCCTTGGCTTATGTTCGTGCTTTGCTCTTTCAACTTACCGGCGATTTCCACTTTATAACCTGCTGGTACAGGTACAGATGGCAATTTTTCATTAATCTCACGGCCTACTGGCCCTAAATCACTTCCCAGCATCTCGGCAGAAACCGTCACGATGCGTTCGCCTTCTTTACGCTCAATCGTGATCGGAGACTTACTGTACTCCATATCTACCAGGTCTGCCAAAGGCACTGCTGCCCCGTCTTTCGATGTCACCATAATCGTTTTGAGCTGATCCGGGTGCTTCAGCCAGTTATCCGGCATCTTGGCAACGACGTCTACTTCGATTCCATCTTGTGTGATGGACGTAATTTGTTGGCTACCGATTAACACGCTCAATTGTTGCAAAAGGGAACGGTGATCTACATTCAGTCTGGTAAGCGCTTCTTGTTTTGGCAGCAACGTAACTTTTTCTTTTCCTTCTTTAAAATCGTTGCGAATGTTGGTGAGCCCGTTGATCGTGCCAAGCA
This genomic stretch from Brevibacillus sp. DP1.3A harbors:
- a CDS encoding SDR family oxidoreductase, with amino-acid sequence MDLFLQGKTALVLASSKGLGKATAQCLAQEGANVTICGRDEAALEIVRAEIEQATGKSPLAVTVDVTMEEDIKRVVEATVKHFGSVDILINNSGGPATGRFDQLTDEQWMQAFQLNLLSYVRAIRAVLPHMRANQFGRIINFASSSFKQPIENLLLSNTFRTGVLGLSKTLSSELGPDGILINTIGPGRIATDRVAQLDGLTAEAKGISTEEVRGNWEKQIPLGRYGQPDEFARMVTFLASPANSYVTGQSFLVDGGLIRAI